A single Cucumis melo cultivar AY chromosome 4, USDA_Cmelo_AY_1.0, whole genome shotgun sequence DNA region contains:
- the LOC103487178 gene encoding LOW QUALITY PROTEIN: alpha-dioxygenase PIOX (The sequence of the model RefSeq protein was modified relative to this genomic sequence to represent the inferred CDS: inserted 12 bases in 7 codons; deleted 3 bases in 3 codons; substituted 7 bases at 7 genomic stop codons) has product MLPMMLKPIKAISLLVIRLFVHKDFHELARRMTVLDIYLFLVTIFVFNXNFLWRISSFIAPFFNHQRYNLYKVGKTTSIEVQSNPKDCLYRTPDEKYTDPFDDXTFFDRNVHPVDQYETLLKLEPLVVATKLXGKQLNVIAASXIQFVVHNXMDHLEDTKQVELMTPPEVAKDCSLKSFKFLKTKENPPNLFDNRSGSIDIRTSWWDGSVLYGSNEEKLKKVRTYKDGKLRMEDDNLLPHDKDGITISGDVRNSWAGVSTLQAIFIKEHNAVCDALKKKKCDLKDEELYRXAXLVTSAVIAKVHTMDSTIQLIITVVFLILKRYGLLGKKFKDKFGEVGGSILEGXLVGLKKPNNHGVTYSFTEXFTGVYRXHQLLLDSFYLRDVTVDPDHNKISTIIEYVPMANMIGHKGEXMGFTALLVSMGHQASGALEXLFNYPLWLRNLIAHDMENKDRPDHIDLAALEVYRDRERRVVRYNDFHRGLFLIPISKWEDLTDSXKTIEVLREVYDDDMEKLGILVGLMAEKKIKGFAINETAFISFLLIALRSRDSFFTCYYNEETCTKKGLEWVKTTKDIIKRHHXKKWINLSSAFRVWDSPPNKSNHVPLYLRILHRVLFFFFQPYAWSCYCRVFFYFSFMFLA; this is encoded by the exons ATGTTGCCTATGATGTTGAAACCCATCAAAGCTATTTCACTATTAGTGATACGATTGTTCGTCCATAAAGATTTTCATGAACTTGCTCGAAGGATGACTGTTTTGGATATCTATCTGTTCTTGGTAACTATTTtcgtttttaa taattttctatgGCGCATTTCAAGTTTTATTGCACCTTTTTTTAACCATCAACGATATAACTTATACAAAGTCGGAAAAACTACTTCAATCGAAGTTCAGAGCAATCCTAAGGATTGCCTGTACCGAACTCCTGATGAAAAGTATACAGATCCATTCGATGA GACCTTCTTTGATAGAAATGTCCATCCTGTTGACCAATATGAAACG TTGTTGAAACTTGAACCTTTGGTTGTTGCTACAAAAC CTGGCAAGCAACTCAACGTGATTGCAGCTTCTTAGATTCAATTCGTGGTTCATAACTGAATGGATCATTTGGAAGATACTAAACA GGTTGAATTGATGACTCCACCTGAAGTTGCAAAAGATTGTTCTTTGAAATCATTCAAATTCTTGAAGACAAAAGAG AATCCACCGAACCTTTTTGATAATAGAAGTGGATCTATTGACATTAGAACATCTTGGTG GGATGGAAGTGTTTTGTATGGAAGCAATgaagaaaagttgaagaaggtaAGAACTTATAAAGATGGGAAACTAAGGATGGAGGACGACAACCTTCTTCCTCATGACAAAGATGGTATTACCATCTCCGGCGATGTTAGAAATAGTTGGGCCGGTGTCTCTACTTTGCAAGCCATTTTTATTAAAGAACATAATGCCGTTTGTGATGCTCTAAAG aaaaaaaaatgcgaTCTCAA GGATGAAGAATTGTATAGATGAGCATGACTTGTTACTTCTGCCGTAATTGCTAAAGTTCATACCATGGATTCGACAA TACAATTGATCATTACCgttgtttttttaattctaaaaaGGTATGGATTATTGGGAAAGAAATTCAAAGACAAATTTGGAGAAGTTGGAGGATCTATATTGGAAGGC TAATTAGTTGGTTTGAAAAAACCAAATAATCACGGTGTTACCTATTCCTTTACTGAATAATTCACCGGCGTGTATCG GCACCAACTCCTACTTGATTCTTTCTACTTGAGAGATGTCACAGTTGATCCCGATCACAACAAAATCTCCACCATTATTGAATA CGTGCCAATGGCGAATATGATAGGGCACAAAGGAGA GATGGGCTTCACGGCCCTATTAGTTTCAATGGGCCACCAAGCAAGTGGAGCTCTTGAG TAGCTGTTTAACTATCCATTGTGGCTTAGGAATCTCATAGCCCACGACATGGAAAACAAGGATAGGCCCGATCACATTGACCTTGCAGCTCTTGAAG TTTATAGGGACAGAGAAAGGAGAGTTGTTAGGTACAATGACTTCCATAGGGGATTGTTTCTCATTCCAATCTCCAAGTGGGAAGATCTAACTGACA AAAAGACGATTGAAGTACTTCGTGAAGTGTATGATGATGATATGGAGAAACTTGGTATTCTGGTGGGGTTGATGGcagagaagaaaatcaaaggTTTTGCTATTAATGAGACTgctttcatctctttcttgCTTATTGCTTTAAG AAGCAGAGATAGCTTCTTCACATGCTATTACAATGAAGAAACATGCACCAAGAAGGGATTGGAATGGGTAAAAACAACGAAAGATATTATAAAGAGGCATCA CAAAAAATGGATCAACTTGTCGAGTGCTTTCCGTGTTTGGGATTCTCCTCCCAACAAGTCTAACCATGTTCCTCTTTACCTTCGTATTCTTCATCGagtactctttttcttttttcaaccATATGCATGGTCGTGTTATTGTcgtgttttcttttatttttctttcatgtTCTTAGCGTGA